The proteins below come from a single Mesobacillus jeotgali genomic window:
- a CDS encoding PucR family transcriptional regulator has translation MINKILSYFPESVTQENIPADPSADYYWFKEADARPMWIGIPKDKVSESQLDLMKNLFHFVEPENNTHLSGAAHSWNQFLFHGGEMPSEDADEVRFIQFRLQVKDMETEGIHEALNGFFPDHTIIWIHSTFGIIIEEKKEVSESAEELYSIASTFESDFFVKISFYIGKFQKVTAQLPHFFDREKQVFEELISLTTRDVVNTFEKAFPMLLATHLPDYLKNILEFSILEAFEEDKELMATIKTFLESNSNASLSAKKLYVHRNTLQYRLDKFMEKTGVNLKDFDAAVVVYLASLYEELR, from the coding sequence ATGATTAATAAAATATTATCTTATTTTCCTGAATCTGTCACGCAAGAAAATATACCAGCAGATCCCTCTGCTGATTACTATTGGTTTAAAGAGGCCGATGCCAGGCCTATGTGGATCGGAATTCCTAAGGATAAAGTTTCGGAAAGCCAGCTAGATCTCATGAAAAATTTGTTCCATTTTGTCGAGCCGGAAAATAATACACATTTGTCTGGGGCAGCCCACTCCTGGAACCAATTTCTCTTCCATGGTGGTGAAATGCCGTCCGAAGACGCCGATGAAGTCCGTTTCATTCAGTTCCGGCTTCAGGTAAAAGATATGGAAACAGAGGGAATCCATGAAGCTTTAAACGGATTTTTTCCTGACCATACCATCATCTGGATTCACAGCACATTTGGAATCATTATTGAAGAAAAAAAGGAAGTGTCGGAAAGCGCTGAAGAACTTTATTCTATTGCCTCAACATTTGAAAGTGATTTTTTTGTTAAAATCTCCTTTTATATCGGCAAATTTCAAAAAGTTACTGCGCAGCTCCCTCACTTTTTCGATAGAGAAAAGCAGGTGTTCGAGGAATTAATCAGTCTTACTACTCGTGATGTTGTAAACACGTTTGAAAAGGCGTTTCCGATGCTGTTAGCGACACATTTGCCTGATTATCTAAAAAACATTCTTGAATTTTCAATCCTTGAGGCATTTGAAGAAGATAAAGAATTAATGGCTACGATTAAAACTTTTCTGGAAAGCAATTCTAACGCTTCTCTTTCGGCCAAAAAACTTTATGTCCACCGAAATACACTTCAGTATAGATTGGACAAATTCATGGAAAAGACCGGCGTCAACTTGAAGGATTTTGATGCGGCAGTTGTTGTCTACCTTGCAAGCCTTTATGAGGAGTTGCGCTGA
- a CDS encoding YheC/YheD family protein — MRKKYPIEIITHSKQLVFIPAELTLSKDINKIAFGNKVVDVTCALHPKGRNVIVLSDDVQKELSMPDLSTSLHLFIDQQTLFIGPLIGILTSGFTPFPLRPIGERSMFFAKLLSVNKSVGALPFVFGEEHIDWDHGLIQGYFFVDGGWMRIKVPFPNVVYDRLPNRRTERKSELRSLKSRMQTDYLIPWYNPGFFSKLDVFERLQQDERAAEYLPETHQFSSFSVIERMLSNYGNVYVKPANGSLGLGIHQILFDKHNGYYYCRYRDQEGINKLTRFESLEKLMKKIFYKRNLSQMIVQQGISLLRSEKRLIDFRVHTNKDEYGQWQVAAIAAKIAGQGSVTTHVNNGGVVKSLDELFEDQTERELCEKKLSEAALVLSSILEKNMEGIIGELGFDFGIDKSGKVWLFEANSKPGRSIFKHPKLKNFDLLTRKLSLSFGIFLAEKAITAPEDIFR, encoded by the coding sequence ATGAGAAAAAAGTATCCAATTGAAATCATTACCCACTCCAAACAGCTAGTCTTTATCCCTGCCGAGCTGACACTTAGCAAGGATATTAATAAAATCGCGTTTGGTAACAAGGTGGTTGATGTCACATGTGCTCTTCATCCTAAAGGAAGAAACGTGATTGTACTGAGTGATGATGTGCAGAAGGAGCTCTCAATGCCCGATTTATCGACATCATTGCATCTTTTTATCGATCAGCAGACATTATTTATCGGGCCCTTGATTGGCATCCTTACATCTGGATTCACACCTTTCCCATTAAGACCGATTGGTGAGAGGTCTATGTTCTTTGCCAAGCTTCTTTCCGTCAATAAATCTGTCGGCGCCCTCCCCTTCGTCTTTGGAGAGGAACATATCGACTGGGATCATGGATTGATACAAGGTTATTTCTTTGTTGATGGTGGCTGGATGAGAATAAAAGTGCCCTTCCCCAATGTTGTTTACGACCGTCTTCCAAACAGGCGCACCGAAAGAAAATCTGAGCTCCGCAGCCTAAAATCCAGAATGCAGACCGATTACCTGATTCCATGGTATAACCCGGGGTTTTTCAGCAAACTGGATGTATTTGAGCGCCTGCAGCAGGATGAACGTGCGGCAGAGTACTTGCCTGAAACACATCAATTTTCTTCTTTTTCAGTGATTGAAAGGATGCTTTCAAACTATGGTAATGTCTATGTCAAGCCGGCTAATGGAAGCCTAGGACTGGGAATCCACCAAATCCTGTTTGATAAGCATAATGGCTATTATTATTGCCGCTATCGAGACCAGGAGGGCATTAATAAATTAACGAGGTTTGAAAGCCTGGAAAAGTTGATGAAGAAAATTTTTTACAAACGGAACCTTTCCCAGATGATTGTCCAGCAGGGCATCAGCCTGCTCAGATCCGAGAAAAGGCTCATTGATTTCAGGGTCCATACAAATAAAGATGAATACGGACAGTGGCAGGTAGCGGCGATTGCAGCAAAAATTGCCGGCCAGGGAAGCGTGACCACCCATGTGAACAACGGCGGAGTCGTAAAATCCCTTGATGAACTATTTGAAGACCAGACCGAACGGGAGCTTTGTGAAAAGAAGCTTTCAGAAGCTGCACTGGTCCTTAGCTCCATTTTGGAAAAAAACATGGAAGGAATCATAGGCGAGCTTGGTTTTGACTTTGGAATCGATAAATCAGGTAAAGTATGGCTCTTTGAAGCCAACTCAAAGCCCGGACGTTCGATTTTCAAGCATCCAAAGCTAAAGAATTTTGATTTGCTCACCAGAAAGCTATCTTTATCCTTCGGCATTTTTTTAGCGGAAAAAGCCATTACGGCACCTGAGGATATTTTCAGATGA
- a CDS encoding YlbF family regulator has protein sequence MAVNTYDSAYELEKAIRNSSEYTELKNLYDAVNSDESAKRMFENFRNIQMQLQEKQMTGQEITQEEVEQAQKTVALVQQHELISKLMEAEQRMSMVIAELNQIIMKPLEELYGNPNQQQ, from the coding sequence ATGGCAGTCAATACTTATGATTCAGCCTACGAATTGGAAAAAGCAATCAGGAACAGTTCGGAATACACAGAATTGAAAAATCTTTATGATGCTGTAAATAGCGATGAATCAGCAAAAAGAATGTTTGAGAACTTCCGCAATATCCAGATGCAGCTTCAGGAGAAGCAGATGACTGGGCAGGAAATTACCCAGGAAGAAGTGGAGCAGGCGCAAAAGACAGTTGCACTTGTCCAGCAGCATGAACTAATTTCTAAGCTGATGGAAGCAGAGCAAAGAATGAGCATGGTCATTGCTGAGCTTAACCAAATCATCATGAAGCCTCTCGAAGAGCTTTACGGAAATCCGAATCAACAGCAATAA
- a CDS encoding ABC transporter ATP-binding protein, with the protein MAELKLDNIYKIYDNKVTAVEDFNLHIQDKEFIVFVGPSGCGKSTTLRMIAGLEEISKGDFYIDGKRVNDVPPKDRDIAMVFQNYALYPHMTVYDNMAFGLKLRKFPKDEIDRRVKEAAKILGLEPYLDRKPKALSGGQRQRVALGRAIVRDAKVFLMDEPLSNLDAKLRVQMRAEIAKLHRRLDTTTIYVTHDQTEAMTMATRLVVMKDGIIQQVGAPKEVYENPENVFVGGFIGSPSMNFFTGKLEEGKFTVNNSSIAIPEGKMKVLRAQGYVGKDIILGVRPEDLHDEPVFIDASQGATIKATVEVSELTGAETMIYSQFEGQDFVARVDSRTDVSPGQVIELAFDMNKVHFFDAETERRIRP; encoded by the coding sequence ATGGCCGAGTTAAAATTAGACAATATTTATAAAATTTATGATAACAAAGTCACAGCTGTAGAGGATTTCAACCTTCATATCCAGGATAAAGAATTCATCGTATTCGTTGGCCCATCTGGCTGCGGTAAATCGACGACACTTCGTATGATCGCGGGTCTTGAAGAAATCTCAAAAGGTGATTTCTACATCGATGGCAAGCGCGTGAATGACGTTCCTCCTAAGGATCGTGACATTGCGATGGTTTTCCAGAACTATGCACTATATCCGCATATGACTGTTTACGATAACATGGCATTCGGATTGAAGCTTCGCAAGTTCCCTAAGGACGAAATCGATCGCCGCGTTAAAGAAGCTGCAAAGATCCTTGGTCTTGAGCCTTATCTAGATCGTAAGCCAAAAGCTCTTTCAGGTGGTCAGCGTCAGCGTGTTGCTTTAGGACGTGCTATTGTCCGTGACGCAAAGGTATTCTTGATGGATGAGCCATTATCAAACCTTGACGCAAAGCTTCGTGTACAAATGCGTGCTGAAATTGCAAAGCTTCACCGCCGTCTTGATACAACGACTATTTACGTAACGCATGACCAGACAGAAGCGATGACAATGGCAACGCGCCTTGTAGTCATGAAAGATGGTATTATCCAGCAGGTTGGAGCTCCTAAGGAAGTTTACGAAAATCCAGAGAACGTCTTCGTTGGCGGTTTCATAGGATCACCTTCCATGAACTTCTTTACTGGCAAGCTTGAAGAAGGCAAATTCACAGTCAACAACTCTTCAATTGCTATTCCAGAAGGAAAAATGAAAGTTCTTCGTGCCCAAGGCTATGTTGGCAAGGACATCATCCTTGGTGTTAGACCGGAAGATCTTCACGACGAGCCAGTATTCATCGATGCATCCCAGGGCGCTACTATTAAGGCGACTGTTGAAGTATCTGAATTAACTGGTGCTGAAACAATGATTTACTCTCAATTCGAAGGCCAGGATTTTGTTGCTCGTGTTGATTCACGTACAGATGTATCACCAGGCCAAGTCATCGAATTGGCATTTGATATGAACAAGGTCCACTTCTTTGACGCTGAAACAGAAAGAAGAATCCGCCCTTAA
- a CDS encoding YheC/YheD family protein, with protein sequence MISFGMMTLSMKSEQTYLTEIARRANPNMFTCFRFSPAKIHPVTQLVSGEKFDHKEDCWVKAEFPLPMIIYDRCFYTNDPSSKQAMAIVKWLKKKADISFLGNGLPNKWAIYQVLSKSSLSPYIPRTMLAASGKEVVAQLEKMDKAVLKPIFGSGGNGIYKIEKSGGEFIISADLGGRVSTENFGSTSETEIWLDRLFSKKEYMMQPYLELSDSQNCPFDIRILLQKDHEDKWVVRGKGVRRGRKDGILSNLSAGGEIIPFDEYANSLNIRTKRFILHELEEILSTLPGILEGSFPRLFELGVDIGVSKDHALWVLDTNSKPGRKVIASTNPDLKEVLYKAPLEYARMLTEILPEREEQHL encoded by the coding sequence ATGATTTCATTTGGAATGATGACACTTTCCATGAAAAGTGAACAAACATATCTTACCGAGATTGCCAGGCGGGCGAACCCAAATATGTTTACCTGCTTCAGGTTCTCACCCGCTAAAATCCATCCAGTCACACAATTAGTTTCGGGAGAAAAATTCGACCACAAGGAAGATTGCTGGGTAAAGGCCGAATTTCCGCTCCCGATGATCATTTATGACCGTTGTTTTTATACAAATGATCCCTCATCTAAGCAAGCCATGGCGATTGTAAAATGGCTTAAGAAAAAGGCGGATATATCCTTCCTGGGAAATGGATTGCCAAATAAATGGGCCATTTATCAGGTTCTATCGAAGTCTTCCCTGTCTCCATACATTCCCAGAACGATGCTTGCCGCCAGCGGAAAGGAAGTTGTTGCCCAGCTGGAAAAGATGGATAAGGCAGTCTTGAAACCGATTTTCGGATCGGGCGGTAACGGGATCTATAAAATTGAAAAATCAGGTGGAGAGTTCATAATCTCAGCAGACCTTGGCGGCAGGGTGTCAACAGAAAACTTCGGTTCCACTAGTGAGACAGAGATTTGGCTCGACCGCCTGTTCAGTAAAAAAGAGTATATGATGCAGCCTTACCTCGAGCTGTCCGATTCGCAAAATTGCCCTTTTGACATAAGAATTCTGCTTCAAAAGGATCATGAGGATAAGTGGGTTGTGCGAGGCAAAGGAGTCCGCCGCGGCAGGAAGGATGGAATCCTTTCGAACTTAAGTGCCGGCGGAGAAATAATACCATTTGATGAGTATGCTAATTCTCTGAATATCCGTACAAAAAGATTCATTTTACATGAGTTAGAGGAAATTCTATCAACGCTGCCCGGCATTCTTGAAGGCTCATTCCCCCGGCTTTTCGAACTGGGCGTAGATATTGGTGTTTCTAAGGACCATGCCCTATGGGTGCTTGATACGAATTCAAAGCCCGGCAGAAAAGTTATCGCTTCAACCAATCCAGATTTGAAAGAAGTGCTATATAAAGCACCACTTGAATATGCCAGAATGCTAACAGAAATTCTGCCAGAAAGAGAGGAACAGCACTTATGA
- a CDS encoding YheC/YheD family protein, whose product MTPAKSKSLPNNPVIALLTEITEDNGPDFGKVHSFCEELHQGVSELGGSFYVFSLKGFSDEGVEGFSYDDKEDGWKKGCFPFPAVIYNRVSSRRTEISKGFKGFLNKLDARGIKIFNHRFLSKWEIHESILQEDHLHPFIPETHLYTESLLESMLEKHDEVYIKPVHGSQGRNIIQVAKIDGMYHASLSSMPERDLPGFKHLSELASAISPIVGKRLCIIQQGIQLSELNGRRLDFRVLCHKNAQQFWKVTSIVARVSAEQYFVSNIARGGEVMKPGYTLALIFGKEQARHQLALMKELALETAEVISKYAEGLTAELGIDIGIDIKGNLWLIEANSKPSKNFEERSTKIRPSTKAIIDHCYGLCQP is encoded by the coding sequence ATGACGCCAGCAAAATCGAAAAGCTTACCCAACAATCCTGTCATCGCTTTGCTGACCGAAATAACTGAAGATAACGGACCTGACTTCGGTAAAGTCCACTCCTTTTGCGAAGAGCTTCATCAGGGAGTTTCCGAATTAGGGGGAAGCTTTTATGTTTTTTCACTTAAAGGCTTTTCTGATGAAGGAGTCGAGGGATTTTCTTATGATGACAAAGAAGATGGGTGGAAAAAAGGTTGCTTTCCCTTTCCAGCTGTCATCTATAATCGGGTTTCCTCAAGAAGGACTGAAATCAGCAAAGGATTTAAGGGGTTTTTAAATAAATTGGATGCTCGTGGAATAAAGATATTTAATCACCGCTTTCTATCCAAGTGGGAAATCCATGAATCTATATTACAAGAAGACCATTTACATCCGTTCATACCTGAAACACATTTATACACCGAGAGTCTGCTCGAAAGCATGCTCGAGAAGCATGATGAGGTATATATCAAACCTGTTCATGGAAGCCAGGGACGCAATATTATCCAGGTGGCGAAAATTGATGGGATGTACCATGCGTCTTTATCATCAATGCCGGAAAGAGATCTTCCAGGCTTCAAACATTTGTCGGAACTGGCCAGCGCCATTTCTCCAATCGTCGGAAAACGCCTTTGTATCATCCAGCAAGGAATACAGCTGTCCGAATTAAATGGCAGGAGATTGGATTTCAGGGTCCTCTGCCATAAAAATGCCCAGCAGTTTTGGAAAGTTACATCTATTGTAGCGAGGGTTTCAGCTGAACAGTATTTCGTATCAAATATTGCCCGTGGCGGCGAAGTCATGAAACCTGGGTATACTCTCGCGCTAATATTTGGAAAGGAACAGGCGAGGCATCAACTGGCATTGATGAAGGAGCTGGCCCTTGAGACAGCAGAAGTCATCAGCAAATATGCGGAGGGGCTCACTGCCGAGCTGGGGATTGATATTGGAATTGATATTAAAGGTAATTTGTGGTTGATTGAAGCCAATTCCAAGCCTTCCAAGAACTTTGAAGAGAGAAGCACGAAAATCAGGCCATCGACAAAAGCCATCATTGACCATTGCTATGGACTTTGCCAGCCATAA
- a CDS encoding YheE family protein: MITHFQFKSLFENKDMPGWHFSFYFKKQKFTGIYHQNGDIQWTSEQPSDENMNQLKEQIHELMLFHVYDK, translated from the coding sequence TTGATTACTCATTTCCAATTCAAATCACTATTTGAGAATAAGGATATGCCAGGCTGGCATTTCTCATTTTATTTTAAAAAGCAAAAGTTTACGGGAATTTATCATCAGAATGGGGATATTCAGTGGACCTCTGAACAGCCTTCTGACGAGAATATGAATCAGCTGAAAGAGCAAATCCACGAGCTGATGCTCTTCCATGTATATGACAAGTGA
- a CDS encoding IS256 family transposase: MTQLQFNLNLDLLKESVMDSDIDSVIKASIVLVLNEFMEKERDDHLKARAYERTPSRHDYRNGYYDRELLLSIGKIVLRVPRTRNGDFSTTVFEQYARCDQAFVLSMLEMVVNGVSTRKVTNIVEQLCGHKVSKSFVSTLTEKLDPIVNQWANRPLNTMYYPYIFADAMYIKVREHNRVVSKAVYIATAVDETNRREILGLRVDHVESFEAWQRFFHHLQSRGLQAPKLIISDAHKGLKSAIEKEFVGSAWQRCTVHFKKNIITHMPKKDMDEVKIALKRIFEVAKVKDARKYKDEFINTFGDNPKLEKAIEILEEGFEDAIQYLNEKPMFHKHIRSTNSLERINSEVRRREKVIRIFPNTQSAFRLIGAVLMDYAEEVNKRIIPEKEEKKQKK, encoded by the coding sequence ATGACTCAATTACAGTTTAACCTAAATCTAGATCTTTTAAAAGAATCCGTGATGGATTCAGACATCGATTCTGTGATCAAAGCATCCATTGTCCTGGTATTAAATGAATTCATGGAAAAAGAACGTGATGACCATTTAAAAGCGCGTGCTTATGAGCGTACACCTAGTCGACACGACTACCGGAACGGCTACTATGATCGTGAGCTTCTCTTAAGCATTGGAAAGATTGTGCTCAGAGTCCCTCGTACTAGAAACGGTGATTTTTCAACCACTGTATTTGAGCAATACGCTCGATGTGACCAGGCTTTCGTGCTATCCATGCTTGAAATGGTCGTAAACGGGGTTTCCACGAGGAAAGTAACCAATATCGTGGAACAGCTCTGTGGACATAAAGTATCCAAATCGTTCGTATCCACTCTCACGGAGAAGCTGGATCCTATCGTGAACCAATGGGCAAACAGGCCACTCAATACAATGTACTACCCTTATATCTTTGCCGACGCTATGTATATCAAAGTAAGAGAACACAATCGTGTGGTATCCAAAGCTGTCTATATCGCCACTGCCGTTGATGAGACCAACAGACGGGAAATACTGGGCTTGCGAGTCGATCATGTGGAGAGTTTTGAAGCGTGGCAGCGATTCTTTCATCACTTACAGTCACGAGGGCTACAAGCACCAAAACTGATCATTTCCGATGCCCATAAGGGCTTGAAGTCTGCCATTGAGAAAGAATTTGTAGGATCTGCCTGGCAGCGATGCACTGTCCATTTCAAAAAGAATATCATCACTCATATGCCGAAAAAAGATATGGATGAAGTAAAAATCGCACTAAAAAGAATTTTCGAAGTAGCGAAGGTAAAAGACGCTAGAAAGTATAAAGATGAGTTCATCAACACATTTGGTGACAATCCAAAATTGGAGAAGGCTATAGAAATCTTAGAAGAAGGTTTCGAAGATGCCATCCAATATCTAAATGAAAAACCCATGTTTCATAAGCATATTCGAAGCACAAATTCATTAGAAAGAATAAACAGTGAAGTCCGTAGGAGAGAAAAAGTGATTAGAATCTTTCCTAACACACAATCCGCATTCAGATTAATAGGAGCTGTCCTAATGGATTACGCTGAGGAAGTTAACAAGAGAATAATCCCTGAAAAAGAAGAGAAAAAACAGAAGAAGTAG
- a CDS encoding metal-sensitive transcriptional regulator, with translation MEYTTEMKNRLKRLEGQVRGVIRMMEEENHCKDVVTQLSAVRSAVDRAIGFIVAKNLESCITEAAQEGKDADEAIKDAVNMIVKSR, from the coding sequence ATGGAATACACAACAGAAATGAAAAATCGTTTGAAGCGATTAGAGGGCCAGGTACGTGGAGTCATTCGCATGATGGAAGAAGAGAATCACTGCAAGGATGTTGTTACTCAATTATCAGCTGTCCGTTCCGCAGTAGACCGCGCGATTGGTTTCATTGTCGCAAAAAACCTTGAATCTTGCATTACTGAAGCAGCACAGGAAGGCAAAGATGCCGACGAAGCGATCAAAGATGCAGTGAATATGATTGTAAAAAGCAGGTAA
- a CDS encoding Cof-type HAD-IIB family hydrolase, which produces MIYRLLALNVDGTIIQSNGRLHKSTRDAIEYVQQKGVYVTLVTSRSFPSAKKVAKALKINSLLVTHLGSYISNDLRSDPIFEKRIPEDVTFQLVRFLESFPCQIRLVHEKFSLANKYKLNHNLLAKTVFTSGDPIFYSQQFTDSISETLVNEPVSPPKIEVYFEYEEDLKDAQQAINGMFSEVSMSRLNDYRLDIMPEGVSKLNGLIQLGEHLGIPLKEMVAIGDSSDDIDMIEACGLGVAMGNASVEVKKAADWVTRSNNQHGVSYMVKEHFRKQHPIEFLRKMNIIKM; this is translated from the coding sequence ATGATTTACCGTCTTCTTGCGCTTAATGTGGATGGCACGATTATCCAGTCAAATGGAAGGCTCCATAAATCCACGAGGGATGCGATTGAGTACGTTCAGCAAAAAGGGGTTTACGTGACTCTAGTAACTTCAAGAAGCTTTCCATCTGCTAAAAAGGTGGCTAAAGCGCTGAAAATAAATTCCTTGCTTGTAACTCACCTGGGATCCTATATTTCTAATGATCTTCGCAGTGATCCAATTTTTGAAAAACGGATTCCCGAGGATGTAACCTTCCAGCTTGTCAGATTCCTGGAAAGCTTCCCTTGCCAAATCCGGCTTGTGCACGAAAAGTTCTCACTGGCAAACAAGTATAAATTAAACCATAATCTGCTGGCTAAAACCGTGTTTACTTCAGGTGACCCGATATTTTACTCACAGCAATTCACGGATTCTATCAGTGAAACACTCGTCAATGAGCCAGTCTCTCCTCCTAAAATCGAGGTCTATTTCGAGTACGAAGAAGATTTGAAGGATGCGCAGCAGGCGATTAATGGAATGTTCTCTGAAGTGTCTATGTCGAGGCTGAATGACTACAGACTTGATATCATGCCTGAAGGTGTCTCGAAACTGAACGGCCTAATCCAACTGGGTGAACACCTTGGCATTCCTTTGAAGGAAATGGTCGCAATTGGCGATAGCAGTGATGACATTGATATGATCGAAGCGTGCGGACTTGGAGTCGCAATGGGGAATGCATCTGTAGAAGTAAAAAAGGCTGCGGATTGGGTTACCCGTTCGAATAATCAGCACGGAGTAAGCTACATGGTTAAGGAACACTTCCGCAAACAGCATCCAATCGAATTTCTTCGGAAAATGAATATTATTAAAATGTAA
- a CDS encoding YheC/YheD family protein, which translates to MILRYNTESKAWTHEAKAGEKLSFGFNKISIAAASSDALPENSHQFLMKNNQGNIGPLVGIMTSMSKNMSLSGNGSLFQALQEETLKRNGLIVVFPPETIVKDGLTGVIFLPAAQKWIPVKTPLPHLVFNRVPFRKAEQQPAFIDAVNYLSALGIPFFNPGFINKNKLYTLFSRHPQLRKLMPESISVKSMIKLAAFLDKHEGIYLKPASSSKGIGIFRLREKNGQIEFESHSHRHLFPGIKEFWKVKSRQLLKYEYIAQKEVMPTAIDGKRFDFRVHAHDGRNGYEVTGIGIRQSRKQDLTTHLPNGGILLPYIKVKTDRHDQFFDWAVKEIGQLLTEELGYFGEFSLDAGITEKGNYVIYEVNSKPMRFDEPKIEKKRLSALVDLFFRKTGF; encoded by the coding sequence ATGATCCTGCGCTATAATACTGAATCGAAGGCATGGACGCACGAAGCCAAAGCTGGCGAAAAACTCAGCTTTGGCTTTAATAAAATCAGCATCGCTGCTGCTTCATCCGACGCTCTTCCGGAAAACAGCCATCAGTTCTTGATGAAAAACAACCAGGGAAATATTGGTCCCCTGGTTGGAATCATGACCTCAATGAGCAAGAATATGTCCCTGTCCGGCAATGGATCATTGTTTCAGGCCCTTCAAGAGGAAACCCTGAAGCGGAATGGACTGATTGTCGTATTCCCCCCGGAAACAATCGTCAAGGATGGACTAACCGGCGTCATATTTTTACCAGCTGCGCAAAAATGGATACCTGTGAAAACGCCTCTTCCTCATCTTGTTTTTAATCGTGTTCCCTTCAGGAAAGCCGAGCAGCAGCCAGCTTTTATAGATGCCGTAAACTACCTGTCCGCACTGGGAATCCCTTTTTTCAATCCTGGCTTTATCAATAAAAACAAGCTGTATACCCTATTTTCCAGACATCCTCAATTAAGAAAGCTAATGCCTGAGAGCATCTCAGTGAAATCGATGATCAAGTTGGCTGCTTTCCTTGATAAGCATGAAGGAATTTATCTGAAGCCTGCTTCATCTTCCAAGGGAATCGGAATCTTCCGCCTCCGGGAAAAGAACGGACAAATCGAGTTCGAGAGCCATTCACATCGCCACCTTTTTCCTGGTATAAAAGAATTTTGGAAGGTCAAATCCAGACAGCTGTTAAAATATGAGTACATTGCCCAGAAAGAAGTCATGCCGACAGCCATCGACGGGAAACGATTTGACTTCCGAGTACATGCCCATGATGGGAGGAATGGATATGAGGTGACAGGAATCGGCATCCGGCAATCCCGGAAGCAGGACCTGACCACCCACTTGCCGAATGGAGGAATCCTACTTCCTTATATTAAGGTTAAGACTGACAGGCATGACCAATTCTTCGACTGGGCCGTAAAGGAAATCGGCCAGCTGCTCACTGAAGAATTAGGCTACTTCGGGGAATTCTCCCTTGATGCCGGAATCACTGAAAAAGGCAATTATGTCATTTATGAAGTCAATTCAAAACCAATGAGATTCGACGAACCAAAGATTGAGAAAAAAAGGCTCTCTGCACTTGTCGATTTATTTTTCAGGAAAACAGGATTTTGA